The DNA sequence CGTGGTTGAGCGAGGCGCTCGCCGGCTGTACGGATTCGAGCCGATGCCACTGAAGGAAGCGGAAGAGGCGGAGTAGGGGGAGCGTCCCCCGAGCTACTGGGTGGACTGCCTCGCCTTCCTGGGTGCTCTGGTCTTCTGGCTCTGCCGGCGCCGAGCCGGCGGGCTCAGCGGCCCGGCCGGGACGTCCGTTGATTCACTCGCCGCCGCAATAGCGAGACCCTGACTAGCAGGCACGGGCTCGCACGCGGGGGTAACGGCTGTCTGTTTGGATGGCTGCTCCGAGGTGTTGTCACGCCCAGCCTGGGTCGCCAGGACGCGATTCGCGGGGGCGGACAGGGCTGCGTCTGACGGACGGAATGAATGGATGGCGGCCTTCAGGGCCTGAAGCGTATGGGTGAGTTTGGTTCGGGCCATCCAATCATTGGCGGCGGGACGCTTTTCCGGAGGGGGCGTCTTGAGCTTCATGACTCGCGGGATAAGGCCCGAAACAGCTCGGGCGAACGGAGTATCCTCGTTGATCAGGGAGCGCTCCTTGAGCGCTTTCTGAAGCGGGATGTAGGCGTTGGGGAAGTAGGCCACGGGCTTTCGTTCGAGGATCTCCTCAATCGCCGTCTGGCCCAATCCGAAATGGAATGTCGCCCGGTTCACAATCAACTCAAGGCGGTCGGCCACTCCGAGTTCCTTCAGAAAGTGCAGTTGGCGCCGGGCCAGATACAGCGAAGCCAAGTCTGGTGAACAGACCATGTAGATCTGCGTGGACTGTTCCAGGGAATGGATGGCAAACGTTTCATGGTGCCCGGACAGGTCGGCAATGACAACAGGATACTGGCTCACAGCGTAGCTCAGCAATCGCAGCAACTGATGTGGATCCAGCGGGCCGTCCAGGCTCGGGAAGCCAGAGTGCATGAGGTGGATCTTGCCTCTTTTCGCGATGAACCGGCTCCACAGCGACTCGTCAATCCGATGGGCGTGCTGAGCCGCTTCGAGCAGCGAGGTGCCACCCTCTGCCTCCGTGATGAACTGCTGAGTTCCGCAGGTCAGGTCGAGGTCGAATAGCGCGACGGGGCAACCGGAGGTCTTGGCGCACAAGCTGGCCACATGAGCCGCAACGGTGGAGCTTCCGGACCCCGGCTTGCACGGAAGGAAACTGACCAACTCACTGGGTTGAGTGCCGTTGTCGCCGAGTTCATGAAGTTCGGTCCGGATCCTCTCGAGAGTGGCGCCGAGCGAACCCTCGTCCACCGGGGCCTGCACCCATTCGCGCACGCCGGCGCGCATGAGCTCGAGGACGCCGGGGGTGTCGATGTGCCGGGAGAACGCGATGATCGGGGTGGCTCGTTCGACGCGGCGTATCTCCGCCGTAGCGAGGATGCACCAGCCGCAATCCTCGGCCTCCAGGAAGATCAAGGAGGGCATCTCAAGCTTGAGGATGTCTTCAATTTGCCGGTTTTCGGTTCTGGGCAACACCAACTGGGACGTCGTAGAGCGGGATGAGTGAATAAGTGTCTGATTCAGGTGGGCGGCAAGGGCTTCGTCTGTCCCAATCACCAGGCAACGCAGAATTGGCTCTCTTAACATCGGTTTCTCGCGGTCACTTCGAGGGCGCCGGCGCGGCACCATTCCGGCGGTCACAAATTCGGGCGCGTTGGCGCCTGGATAGGTCACCGCTGCTTAGCTGCATCTGCCCTTTGGGTGAAAAGGCTGGTACATCCGTTCCATCATATGGAGTGAAGTTCCTATGCACGGCTAAGTGATATATCGGCAGTCTCGGGTAGATTCCACACGGCTCATCGACCTTTTTGTAGTTCTGGGGAACCGGGTTCGTTCTCTTCCGCCCCACGCCGCGTGGCGGGTGGCTCGACTCCTCCATCGGTAGTGCTTCCAGCCGGAGGAGCGGCTCCGGACTAAAGTTCTAGTGCATTTACCCGATCTACTTCCTGAGACGCATGCTCGAACAAGTTCTACTCGCCATGGTGACGTCGACCGGGTCAGCGATCCTGGCCTGGTACCTGTGCCGCCAGTACATGGCTGCGGAGGCTGGGAAGCGTGAGGAGCAATTGAAAGAGCGTCAGCGCCGGGCTGAACGTCAAGCCGCATCACTGAAGGCCAAGCTCGAGGTTCGAGTGCTGCACGCCCGTCTGGAAGAGGCTCGGGGCATGGCACTTCTCCTCGCGAGGCAGTTGCCGGCAATGATGGCGGACGGGACTGTGTCCGCCGAGTCGCCGATGACTCTAGCCACATCGGACGTTCAGGCGGCACGGGCGCTATCTCAAGTACTCAAACAAGTCTCCCTGATGCCTGTTCCCACCCGAAGGAAGCTTCAGGCACGGACGGTGCGTGGGGGTGCAGCGGCCGAATCGGCAGCCGTCCTTGGCCGGTAGCTTCACGCCGTGGTACGGCTACCAGTTCCGATCCCACATCCGCAGGCGATCACTATCTGCCGCCGCCAGACCGCTCGCGGAAGCGTTCACCCATGGGCCGAGGGGAATGGCTGCAAGCATGCAGGTCGCGGAGAGTGATGCGTAGAAAACTGGTGGGCCCTGTAGGACTTGAACCTACAACCAACGGATTATGAGTCCGCTGCACTAACCATTGTGCTAAGGGCCCGAACCGGAGCGGTGAGCGTGCGCTCAGTCCCCAGTTTAGCCGAAAGGGCTGGTTGCGCGGCGGCAGGCGTGCCGCATGGCCGGCAGCCGTTTCGGAATCGCGTGACTGAATAGGCGGCCCTGGCGTGCACTGAGGCTTCGCGCACGATGGGGCCAAACTCGCGCCTATGTTCGCATTCGCAATTCTCTCTTGCTTTTGAGGCACTCTAGTGGTATTGCTACCACTAGATGTACGGCCCCTTCCTCGAACCCCGCGGCCCTCAGGCGGCCCGCCTCCGCAAGCGCAAAGCCGACTTGCTCGACCGCTTCCCCGTTCCTGCCGATTTGCTGCCCGGCTCGCTCGCTGAAAGCCATATGCGCTGCGGCAAGCCCGGCTGCCACTGCTCTAACCCCAATGACCCCGGTCATTCGTTCTGGACCCTCACCTACATGGTTCGGGCCAAGAAGCACACCCTCCACATCCCCAAGGACCTCGTCGACGAAGTCCGTCTCCGCGTCCAGGCTGGCCGCGAGTTCCAGGACGCCGTCCGCGAGATCCTGGCTGCCAACGCCGAGCTTCTGAAACTTTCAAGACAACAAAAGCGCTCACGGTCATGAAAAAGCCGTCGCTCCGTGGCCTGAAATACTATGCGGCCAAGCGGCTTGGCCTTCACTCCTACTTCCACGACTGCGGGGATGGCCGCCAGCAGCCACGCATAGCCGCTCACGACCTGTTGTGGGCGATTCTGGCTGGCCACAGTCTGCGCCAGACCAGTTTCCACGCCATCGAGGCACTTGTACACTCATCGTCCTGCCGGGAATTCGGCGTGCTCCATCGGTTTGGCGACGACACCCTGAGCTACTTCACGGAACGACTCGCGCCGGAGCCGACACGAATGGCCTTAGTGGGCATGCTGCGGCGGGCGAAAAGAAACAAGGCCTTTGACGCCGTCGCCAGAATTGGACTCGCCATCGATGGCACCACCGTCGGCCGTTGCAGCGCTCAGGGGTGTGCCAATTGCCGCCCCTACCGCAATAGCGCGGGAGAAATCGCCGGATACCGCCACCATCTGGCTATGATCAGTGTCGTCGGAACGGGCCTGTCGTTGCCTTTCGACGTGGAACCGTACGGTCCAAAAGACAGTGAGTACGCAGCCGGACAGCGGCTCCTCAAGCGCACCATCCCCGCCCTCGGCGCTCGCTTTGCCGACTATCTCGTCGTCGATGCCGGATTTGCGACCAGCACCTTCCTGCATGCCGCCGACGAGGCGGGAATCCCCGTTGTGGCAAGGCTCAAAGGGAATCTGCACGAGCTGATGGTCTCGGTTGAACGATGCTTCGGCACCAGCCCGCCGGATCGTGTTTTGCAGGACGGAAAAGATCGAGTGGAACTGTGGGATGACGACCGCTTCGATCCATGGGAGACCCTCCAGTGGGACACGGTCCGGGTTGTGCGCTATCGCCAAACCAAACCCGATGGCACGGTGGTGCGAGCCGATTGGCTGACCAATCTGACGCCCCGGCAGGCAAACAGTCTCGCCATCTACAAGATGGCGAAGAGCCGGTGGGAGATCGAAAACGAAGGTTTCAACGACTGCAAGTCCAGGCAGGGATTCGAACACATCTGCCACCATCACGCCAACAGCCTACTGATCGGCTGGCTGCTGACCCTGGTTGCCCTCGTCGTGCTGAGACTATACCGACTGCGCTACCTGCATCGCGGCACGCATCCGGTCCTCAGCGCCATCGACCTGGTCCGGAGTTTCTGGCTGTCTCTCGGCCAAAAACGAGCCATTGATACAGGGTAGTCGGCCGTTTTCAGCGAACCGTCTCCGCGTCGCCCTGGGTGCAACTCAATTAAGTCCCTCTCCGATCCCCGCTGGGGAATGCTCATCCCTTTCCCAAAGCACCCCGGCGGAGTGCCAATCCCTTGCCAACAGGTCTTGCGCTACTGCGGACTTCTACGAATCCGAAACGGCTGCATGGCCGGGCTCTCCATTGACCTGTATACTTTCTGTCTGTATCATTCAGCGCAGGGGGAGGATGTATTTTGCCGGTAATTGCTATCCCGCTGGACACATTTATTGCGCAGAAAGCCGCGACGACGATATCGCCGATGCCCTCGGCCGGTCCCAATCAACGTGGACCAACGTGCGGCTTCTACGCCTTGGCATTCGTGATGCTGTATTGGTACGAAAGGCAGCAGAAATACGGTGGGGCATTTGGGCTCACGAAGCCGCTGGAAGCCCGTACCCACAATGCGCAGGCGTCGGAAACGCCTGCCAATATTTTCCAGGTGGCAGGGAAGAAGCTCTCGGCGACGGTCGGTAGTTATTATTCGCTGCGCCACTTCGGCAAGCATAACCTGCTCACCGCGTACGGGTCCGTCTTCAACGCGGAGAACATGGTGAAGGTGGCTCAGGGCAACGGGGCGCAGTACGGAGGCCAGTTCGACGGCCACGTCATCAGCACCACCGGGATGATGGATTTTGTGAATAACGTGAAGGCGCTCATCGGAATCGAAGTGCCGCTCATCGTCCCTTTCGACGTGGGCGATACCGGCGATCCGACGGTGGCCACAGGTGAGCGAGCCCATTGGGCCACCATTGTCGGGACCTACGACGACGGCGTCGAGAACGCGATCCACTACCACTGGGGCAAGTTCCGTCACTGCGAGTTGTCGCACTTTGGCTTCTCAAACAACCAACTCACCGGCAACATGTTCCTGGCCTTCAGGAAATGCGAGGCCACCAAAGGCGACCTCCTGGTTCGCGACTTCATGACCGACGGAACCATCAAGATGTATCAGAGTCACGGCTGGACGGTGAAGGCAAAACCCGGGACCGTCACGAACTATGAATTCTGCCAGCCGAAGAGCATAGAGGACCTTAAGTCCCTTGAGAAGCTCAAGTCCTACTACCCCAAGCTCTCCGAGGCGCTGACGGCGGACAGGCTGAAGGCGAACGGGTTCGACGCCATGAACCTGACGAATGCCGGGCTGAAGGACAAGATCGTGGTCATCTATCCGGCGGCGGTGCGCGACTTCGTCCGCTCAGTTGGTTAGCCGGCCGGGCAGGTTCACGGGCGCTTGCTGCCGGAGTCCGCGCGTACAATAGAACCATGAGCGACCAGTTTTCCATCGCGGGGCGCACGTTCCGTTCCCGCCTGATGATCGGCACGGGCAAATACCGGAGTTTCCAGGAGATGGTCCGGTGCCACGAAGCGTCCGGCGCTGAGGTCGTAACTGTCGCCGTCCGCCGTGTGAATCTGACGGACAAGAGCAAGGAGTCGATGCTCGACTACATCGACCGTTCGAAGTACTTCATCCTGCCCAATACCGCTGCCTGCTACACCGTGGACGACGCCGTGCGCACGGCCCGCCTGGGCCGGGAGGTCGGGCTGTCGAACTGGGTGAAGCTGGAAGTGATTGGCGACGAAAAGACCTTGTATCCGGACGTCTTCGGATTGGTGGAAGCTACGAAGATCCTCTCGAAGGAAGGCTTCGTTGTCCTGCCCTATACCAATGACGACCTGATCACCGCCAAACGGCTCATTGACGCTGGCGCCGCGGCGGTGATGCCGCTGGCTGCGCCTATCGGTAGCGGGCTGGGCATTCAGAATCATGCCGCGCTACGTATTATGCGGGAGCAGATCACCGAAGTTCCGCTGATCGTGGACGCCGGGGTCGGAACGGCTTCGGATGCTTGCGTCGCTCTTGAGATGGGTTTCGACGGCATCCTGATGAACACGGCGGTGGCCGCCGCCCAGGAAGCGGAGAAGATGGCGCTGGCGATGAACCACGCCGTCGAGGCTGGCCGGTTGGCCTATCTGGCCGGACGTATGGAGCGCAAACTCTACGCTTCCGCCAGTTCGCCGCTCACCGGGGTAATTCGCTAGGCGAGGTTGGGGCGTCAAAGCGCCCCAGTTCGACTAGAACGTCACGCCAACCAGAAACTCAATCTGATTTTTCTTCGAACTCAAGGTGTTCCCACTCGCCGCGTCGACCGCAAAGACGTCGTTGTTCCAGCGCGTGTACCGTAGTTCCGGGCTCACCTTGATGAGCTTCAGATCATAGCGGATGCCCGCGCCCAGCACGAAGCCCTGCGAGCTGTTCTTGTCCAACCGTGCAACATCGGTAAGCGCCCGGAAGACATAGCCTGTGTCAACGTACATGCGCGCCAGGGTGCCAGGGAATTTGTACTTCACCAGCAGCGGAAATGACCAGGCGCTGGAATTGAACACCCCGTTGATGAAGGGGGTATTCGCCGAGTAGCCGATGCGCCGGTACATCATGTCGGCTTCGATCCCGAAGCCAGCCGGCAGGTTCAGATCCACCATCGGTCCAATGGTCCAGCGGTGGAACTCCGGATTGAAGGTGCCCGCGGCCTTCACCGCGTCATTCAACGGCACGCCGCCCTTCACACCCCAGTTGAGGAGTTGCGCGGAGAGCGGCGCGCTCGCGATTAGTAGGAGAATCGAACAGAGTTTTAGCATGAGATTCCGCAGCCCATCTAGTCAGAAGACCCCGCGGTGCCTCTTTCCACTACAGCCGCACAGGATCTTGTTTTAGGATACCGTTACCAGATCGTCGGCCAACTTCGCCAGCCGGCCTTCCGACATGGCTATATTCCCGAGATGCGGCCCGGCGACGGCGCGTTGCGCGACTTCCACCGGGCAGTTCGGTTGTTTACGGCTGACGATGCAGTCCAGGAAGTTCTGGATGTGGGTTTCGATGGGCACCGGAGCCTGTTCCTGCACGATCGGGGCCTTGTTGTCCTTCCACTGCTCTTTCCAGACGACGAAGCCGGCGTCGTTGAGGCGCATGGTGGCCTGATCGCCCATGAAGAGAATCGACCAGCTGTCCTCGAAGTCGTTGCAGTAGTTTAAGGTCCACGTAGTCATGAACTTGCCATGGTCAAAGATCGTCGAGAAGACTTCCGGGTGCTCGGCGCCTTCGTTCTTCGCAACATAACCCATCGCCAGGGCGGACTTAGGCGGAGGAGCATTGGTGAACCACTGCACCACATCCATGAGGTGTGTGCCTTGGTCGGTCATATTGCCGCCTGCATAGTCGCGGAAAAGGCGCCAATAGCGCAGACGCATGGGCTCGATGGCGCGTTTGGGCGCGTTGCCCAGGAAGCGGTCCCAATCGACTTTGCCGGTGAGTGGCGAGTTGTTCAGCGGCTTGGCGACGTTCCAGTGCCACTGGGCCTTCACCATCGTGATGCGGCCGAGCATGCCGTCGTCGACCAACTGCTTTGCTTTCATAATCATCGGGGCACTGCGGCGTTGCATGCCCACCTGTACGATCTTGTCGCTCTTTTTGACGGCAGCAACCATGAGGGCGCTCTCTTTCAGTGACTTGGAAAGAGGCTTCTCGGTGTAGACGTCTTT is a window from the uncultured Paludibaculum sp. genome containing:
- a CDS encoding DUF6788 family protein encodes the protein MYGPFLEPRGPQAARLRKRKADLLDRFPVPADLLPGSLAESHMRCGKPGCHCSNPNDPGHSFWTLTYMVRAKKHTLHIPKDLVDEVRLRVQAGREFQDAVREILAANAELLKLSRQQKRSRS
- a CDS encoding transposase translates to MKKPSLRGLKYYAAKRLGLHSYFHDCGDGRQQPRIAAHDLLWAILAGHSLRQTSFHAIEALVHSSSCREFGVLHRFGDDTLSYFTERLAPEPTRMALVGMLRRAKRNKAFDAVARIGLAIDGTTVGRCSAQGCANCRPYRNSAGEIAGYRHHLAMISVVGTGLSLPFDVEPYGPKDSEYAAGQRLLKRTIPALGARFADYLVVDAGFATSTFLHAADEAGIPVVARLKGNLHELMVSVERCFGTSPPDRVLQDGKDRVELWDDDRFDPWETLQWDTVRVVRYRQTKPDGTVVRADWLTNLTPRQANSLAIYKMAKSRWEIENEGFNDCKSRQGFEHICHHHANSLLIGWLLTLVALVVLRLYRLRYLHRGTHPVLSAIDLVRSFWLSLGQKRAIDTG
- a CDS encoding thiazole synthase, producing the protein MSDQFSIAGRTFRSRLMIGTGKYRSFQEMVRCHEASGAEVVTVAVRRVNLTDKSKESMLDYIDRSKYFILPNTAACYTVDDAVRTARLGREVGLSNWVKLEVIGDEKTLYPDVFGLVEATKILSKEGFVVLPYTNDDLITAKRLIDAGAAAVMPLAAPIGSGLGIQNHAALRIMREQITEVPLIVDAGVGTASDACVALEMGFDGILMNTAVAAAQEAEKMALAMNHAVEAGRLAYLAGRMERKLYASASSPLTGVIR
- a CDS encoding outer membrane beta-barrel protein; the protein is MLKLCSILLLIASAPLSAQLLNWGVKGGVPLNDAVKAAGTFNPEFHRWTIGPMVDLNLPAGFGIEADMMYRRIGYSANTPFINGVFNSSAWSFPLLVKYKFPGTLARMYVDTGYVFRALTDVARLDKNSSQGFVLGAGIRYDLKLIKVSPELRYTRWNNDVFAVDAASGNTLSSKKNQIEFLVGVTF
- a CDS encoding Gfo/Idh/MocA family oxidoreductase, producing MSANDRPTYGLIASGGRGRYLSTNFNKLGAQCVAVCDIYEPNIQQALQINPGAKSYFHHEELLAQKGIDFVVCAGPDHWHCQHLLDGLKAGKDVYTEKPLSKSLKESALMVAAVKKSDKIVQVGMQRRSAPMIMKAKQLVDDGMLGRITMVKAQWHWNVAKPLNNSPLTGKVDWDRFLGNAPKRAIEPMRLRYWRLFRDYAGGNMTDQGTHLMDVVQWFTNAPPPKSALAMGYVAKNEGAEHPEVFSTIFDHGKFMTTWTLNYCNDFEDSWSILFMGDQATMRLNDAGFVVWKEQWKDNKAPIVQEQAPVPIETHIQNFLDCIVSRKQPNCPVEVAQRAVAGPHLGNIAMSEGRLAKLADDLVTVS